A stretch of Kyrpidia spormannii DNA encodes these proteins:
- a CDS encoding pro-sigmaK processing inhibitor BofA family protein — translation MGKIDLLAALCAAGLAIALLAYVIRNPLRFLGRFVRGLVVGGAVIWAANWLGQAHQFHVPWNPITAAILGLFGLPGALALLWLRWWLPV, via the coding sequence ATGGGAAAGATTGATCTCCTGGCGGCGTTATGCGCAGCCGGTTTGGCCATCGCCCTGCTGGCGTATGTGATCCGCAACCCCCTGCGGTTCTTAGGCCGGTTTGTCCGTGGATTGGTGGTCGGCGGGGCCGTGATCTGGGCGGCCAATTGGCTGGGGCAAGCCCATCAGTTTCACGTACCCTGGAACCCGATCACTGCCGCCATTCTAGGATTGTTCGGCCTGCCAGGGGCTTTGGCGCTTCTCTGGCTGCGCTGGTGGCTTCCGGTGTGA
- a CDS encoding NAD-dependent malic enzyme, with protein MILRLELQNSTATFGRLASTIGEAGGDIIAVDLISAGKETVVRDITVNVYDQAHGKKLVAALAALPGVKVINVSDRTFLMHLGGKIEVHPRVPVKNRDDLSMVYTPGVARVCEAIREDPSKVFQLTIKRNTVAVVSDGTAVLGLGDIGASAALPVMEGKAMLFKQFAGVDAFPICLDNKDPDAIVDIVTSMAPAFGGINLEDIASPRCFYIEDRLRERLDIPVFHDDQHGTAVVLLAGLLNACKVVGKRLEDLKVVVVGIGAAGVACTKILLHAGVRNIIGVDRSGALVRGEQYDNPVWQWYAEETNPEGLRGSLSDVIEGADVFIGVSAPGILRVEDVKRMAKDPIVFAMANPVPEISPEDAEPYVRVMATGRSDYPNQINNVLCFPGIFRGALDCRAREINEDMKLAAAEAIASVVGEDELSETYIVPSVFNKKVAKAVSRAVIEAAFRTGVARRERRDLLEV; from the coding sequence CTGATTCTCCGCCTGGAACTTCAGAACTCCACGGCAACCTTTGGCCGCCTCGCCTCCACCATTGGCGAAGCGGGCGGCGACATCATTGCCGTCGACTTGATCAGCGCGGGCAAAGAGACTGTCGTCCGGGACATCACTGTCAACGTTTACGATCAAGCGCACGGAAAGAAGCTGGTGGCCGCCCTGGCAGCTCTGCCAGGGGTCAAGGTGATCAACGTATCCGATCGCACGTTTCTCATGCATCTGGGCGGCAAAATCGAGGTCCACCCACGGGTGCCGGTCAAGAATCGCGATGATCTTTCCATGGTGTACACCCCGGGCGTGGCCCGGGTGTGTGAAGCGATCCGGGAAGACCCGTCGAAGGTGTTCCAGCTCACAATTAAGCGAAACACCGTGGCGGTGGTGAGTGACGGAACGGCGGTTCTCGGGCTTGGAGACATCGGTGCTTCAGCCGCTCTTCCAGTGATGGAAGGGAAGGCCATGTTATTCAAACAGTTTGCCGGGGTTGATGCGTTTCCCATCTGCTTGGATAATAAAGATCCAGATGCCATCGTGGACATCGTCACCAGTATGGCGCCGGCTTTTGGAGGCATAAATCTGGAGGACATCGCCTCGCCAAGATGTTTTTATATCGAAGATCGTCTTCGCGAGCGCCTGGATATCCCAGTGTTTCACGATGATCAACACGGGACCGCCGTCGTTTTGTTGGCTGGCCTGTTGAATGCGTGTAAAGTGGTTGGAAAGCGATTGGAAGATTTAAAAGTAGTGGTGGTAGGCATCGGCGCGGCGGGGGTGGCCTGCACCAAGATTTTGTTGCACGCCGGGGTCCGCAACATCATTGGCGTCGACCGTAGCGGCGCCCTGGTAAGAGGGGAACAATACGACAATCCGGTGTGGCAATGGTACGCCGAAGAAACGAACCCGGAGGGGCTACGCGGCTCCCTGTCTGACGTGATCGAAGGGGCGGATGTATTCATCGGCGTATCAGCGCCGGGGATCCTCCGGGTGGAAGATGTCAAGCGGATGGCGAAGGATCCCATTGTGTTCGCCATGGCGAATCCCGTGCCGGAAATCAGTCCCGAGGACGCCGAACCCTACGTTCGCGTCATGGCCACCGGACGGTCCGATTATCCCAACCAGATTAACAACGTCCTGTGTTTCCCCGGTATCTTCCGGGGGGCTCTCGATTGCCGGGCCAGAGAGATCAACGAAGATATGAAGCTGGCTGCCGCCGAGGCCATCGCATCGGTGGTGGGTGAAGATGAACTGAGTGAAACGTACATCGTCCCCAGTGTTTTTAATAAGAAAGTGGCTAAAGCAGTCAGCCGGGCGGTGATCGAAGCGGCGTTCCGAACGGGCGTCGCTCGCCGGGAGAGGCGGGACCTTCTTGAGGTCTGA
- a CDS encoding aminotransferase class I/II-fold pyridoxal phosphate-dependent enzyme translates to MPTPLWEALVRHVAARPVPWHVPGHKMGRGAPPDLIRWLGAGLKLDLTELPGLDDLHQPEGPIAEAQVLVAQTFGADESFFLVGGSTVGNIAMLLATCEPGETVLIARNVHRSVISGLMLAGASALVVAPDWEYDLGVPGGIRVETVARILGAHPEIRTVLVTSPTYHGVCSDLASLAEEVHRRGGLLLVDEAHGGHFPFVQGSPPGALASGADAVVQSWHKTMGSLTQSAVLHLRGNRVDRQRIRESLATVQSSSPSYLLMASLDLARQWMQDEGGRRLDSVVQTLAQVREELDAVPGVDVLTAERARRAGGVGLDPARLTLGVVGSRGTGIEWGEALRRRGIWPELEEPTAVTFVAGPGDDSRIIGRLVKGLQDVAMEIGGGGEPAEGRRGSRVFPGTEAAEWAALLQELWHNEEGQDLIRPRLARKVRWVPLGKALGLQAARAVIPYPPGIPMLLPGERIRPLHNELIRMGRSMGVRLVGMPSDEEVVAVTEEGRE, encoded by the coding sequence ATGCCGACACCGCTTTGGGAAGCGCTTGTTCGACATGTGGCGGCAAGGCCGGTACCGTGGCACGTTCCCGGACACAAGATGGGTCGGGGCGCGCCGCCGGACCTCATCCGGTGGCTGGGCGCGGGGCTTAAGCTGGATTTGACTGAACTTCCCGGGTTGGACGATTTGCACCAGCCGGAAGGTCCCATTGCCGAAGCCCAGGTCTTGGTTGCTCAAACGTTTGGGGCGGACGAGAGCTTTTTCCTCGTCGGAGGGAGTACGGTCGGGAACATCGCCATGCTTCTGGCCACCTGTGAACCCGGGGAGACGGTGCTGATTGCCCGGAATGTGCACCGCTCGGTGATCTCGGGGTTGATGTTGGCAGGGGCATCGGCGCTAGTGGTGGCTCCCGACTGGGAGTATGACCTGGGTGTGCCAGGGGGCATAAGGGTAGAAACGGTGGCGCGCATCCTCGGGGCGCATCCCGAAATTCGGACAGTGCTGGTGACGAGTCCGACTTATCACGGCGTGTGTAGTGATCTGGCTTCCTTGGCCGAGGAGGTACACCGCCGGGGAGGGCTATTGTTGGTAGACGAGGCTCACGGAGGGCATTTTCCCTTTGTCCAGGGAAGTCCGCCTGGCGCCCTGGCTTCGGGGGCGGACGCGGTTGTGCAAAGTTGGCATAAGACGATGGGATCGTTGACCCAGTCGGCGGTGTTGCACCTGCGCGGCAATCGGGTGGACCGTCAGCGGATACGAGAGTCCCTGGCGACGGTTCAATCTTCCAGCCCTTCCTACCTGCTGATGGCTTCCTTGGATCTGGCTCGACAGTGGATGCAAGATGAAGGCGGGAGGCGCCTTGACTCCGTGGTTCAGACACTGGCTCAAGTTCGGGAAGAATTGGATGCTGTTCCTGGGGTTGACGTGTTGACTGCCGAGAGGGCCCGTCGGGCGGGAGGAGTTGGCCTGGATCCCGCCCGCTTGACCTTGGGGGTCGTTGGGTCTCGAGGGACAGGGATCGAGTGGGGAGAGGCCCTCCGGCGGCGGGGGATCTGGCCGGAATTGGAGGAACCGACCGCGGTGACCTTTGTTGCCGGACCGGGGGACGACAGCCGGATCATCGGCCGGCTTGTCAAAGGCCTGCAAGACGTGGCCATGGAGATCGGCGGGGGTGGGGAACCCGCCGAGGGCCGGCGGGGTTCACGGGTCTTCCCGGGCACGGAGGCAGCCGAGTGGGCGGCCCTTCTGCAGGAACTGTGGCACAATGAAGAAGGGCAGGACCTCATCAGGCCCCGACTGGCCCGGAAAGTCCGATGGGTTCCCCTGGGGAAAGCTTTGGGGCTGCAGGCCGCCCGGGCCGTGATTCCTTACCCGCCCGGCATTCCCATGCTCCTGCCCGGGGAGCGGATCCGCCCTCTTCACAATGAACTGATCCGAATGGGGCGGTCCATGGGGGTTCGCTTGGTCGGCATGCCTTCCGATGAGGAAGTGGTGGCGGTGACGGAGGAGGGGCGGGAGTGA